The proteins below come from a single Oerskovia jenensis genomic window:
- a CDS encoding helix-turn-helix domain-containing protein, producing MDDPTAAIGRALDQVGPRLGALRRRRGITLAALADTTGISKSTLSRLETGGRKPSLELLLLLAHAYRVPLDELVRAPETGDPRIRLVPRRVNGRVVVPLTRQPASQHAWKILVPHKAAEPVLTTHDGYEWLYVLTGRLRLVVGDRDIVLDAGEVAEFDTRTPHWFGSTGQEGAEVLSLFGPQGERAHTRTDLTPDDDAGGEDATSVTGTPGTGPETLPDGAAPALPGAVP from the coding sequence ATGGACGACCCCACGGCAGCCATCGGACGTGCACTCGACCAGGTCGGGCCACGGCTCGGCGCCCTCCGGCGGCGACGCGGGATCACCCTCGCGGCGCTCGCGGACACGACCGGGATCTCCAAGAGCACCCTGTCGCGCCTCGAGACCGGGGGCCGCAAGCCCAGCCTCGAGCTCCTCCTGCTCCTTGCCCATGCCTACCGGGTGCCGCTCGACGAGCTCGTGCGCGCCCCGGAGACGGGTGATCCCCGCATCCGGCTCGTGCCACGGAGGGTCAACGGCCGGGTCGTCGTGCCCCTGACCCGGCAGCCCGCGAGCCAGCACGCCTGGAAGATCCTCGTCCCGCACAAGGCCGCCGAGCCCGTGCTCACGACGCACGACGGCTACGAGTGGCTGTACGTGCTCACGGGCCGGCTGCGGCTCGTCGTGGGGGACCGGGACATCGTGCTCGACGCCGGGGAGGTCGCGGAGTTCGACACCCGTACCCCCCACTGGTTCGGCAGCACCGGTCAGGAGGGCGCCGAGGTGCTCAGCCTGTTCGGGCCGCAAGGTGAACGAGCCCACACCCGCACCGACCTCACGCCCGACGACGACGCCGGCGGCGAGGACGCGACGAGCGTCACCGGCACGCCCGGCACCGGTCCGGAGACCCTGCCTGACGGCGCGGCGCCCGCCCTCCCTGGCGCCGTGCCCTGA
- a CDS encoding mycothiol transferase — translation MVLDQAPRAPSRAPWDTVDWDRDPQWPWTSAAQDSPGHLYDLWRAAVVRSRAAVDEALADGGLDRRLVWQPEAGADGERSSLRRVLVDLIEEYARHVGHADLIRESVDGLVGEDPPGVPAVYPVRER, via the coding sequence GTGGTTCTCGACCAAGCTCCACGGGCGCCCTCCCGGGCCCCCTGGGACACGGTCGACTGGGACCGCGACCCGCAGTGGCCGTGGACCTCGGCCGCGCAGGACTCGCCGGGACACCTGTACGACCTGTGGCGAGCCGCCGTCGTCCGGTCCCGCGCGGCGGTCGACGAGGCGCTCGCGGACGGCGGCCTGGACCGCCGCCTCGTCTGGCAGCCCGAGGCAGGGGCCGACGGGGAACGGTCGAGCCTGCGCAGGGTCCTGGTGGACCTGATCGAGGAGTACGCCCGGCACGTGGGGCACGCCGACCTGATCCGCGAGTCGGTCGACGGCCTGGTCGGCGAGGACCCGCCGGGGGTCCCCGCGGTGTACCCGGTGCGCGAACGCTGA
- the nrdD gene encoding anaerobic ribonucleoside-triphosphate reductase: MGPVGVEQDDVTSGATTALTALTALTVLKRDGRALAFDDARIRAALRKAYEEVHGAATPFHERALDAVLDRVVAEISVRFTDVVQIYEIQAVVEHELLASREYDVARAYIDYRVQRDFARSRSTDLNHSIVGLIAKDSAVVNENANKDADVFNTQRDLTAGAVGKAVGLRMLPPHVANAHQKGDIHYHDLDYHPYAPMTNCCLIDFRTMLSEGFRIGNAQVEPPRSIQTAAAQITQIIANVASSQYGGCSVNRIDELLAPYAGLNHAKHLVEAERWLPDPATHDAYARAKTAKDIYDAMQSLEYEINTLFTSNGQTPFTSVGFGLGTSWLEREIQRAILQIRIKGLGAEGRTAIFPKLIYTLRRGVNLEPGDENYDLKELAVECATKRMYPDVLSYDRIVELTGSFKMPMGCRSFLQGWSDEDGDDVVEGRMNLGVVTLNLPRIALEAQGSQEAFWGLLEERLATVHDALVYRIERCKEAVPGNAPILYVHGAFGERLAPDDDVDRLFRDGRATVSLGYIGLYEVAAAFYGGAWESDPEAKEMTLRVLRTLKEHTSAWTAEHGYQFSVYSTPSESLTDRFARLDREKFGVVADITDKEYYTNSFHYDVRKDPTPFEKLDFEMDYPQYASGGFIHYCEYPVLQQNPKALEAVWDYAYDRVGYLGTNTPIDRCYACGYAGDFTPTARGFACPGCGNTDPRTCDVVKRTCGYLGNPQQRPMVHGRHVEISSRVKHMAGAVSLGALRDAGPASATSDASPAEA, translated from the coding sequence ATGGGTCCGGTCGGGGTCGAGCAGGACGACGTCACGTCAGGGGCGACGACGGCGCTCACGGCGCTCACGGCGCTCACGGTGCTCAAGCGTGACGGTCGAGCGCTCGCGTTCGACGACGCCCGGATCCGCGCGGCGCTCCGCAAGGCCTACGAGGAGGTCCACGGGGCCGCGACGCCCTTCCACGAGCGCGCCCTCGACGCGGTCCTCGACCGGGTGGTCGCCGAGATCTCGGTGCGCTTCACGGACGTGGTGCAGATCTACGAGATCCAGGCCGTGGTCGAGCACGAGCTGCTCGCCTCGCGCGAGTACGACGTGGCCCGCGCCTACATCGACTACCGGGTCCAGCGTGACTTCGCGCGCAGCCGCTCGACCGATCTCAACCACTCGATCGTGGGACTGATCGCCAAGGACTCGGCGGTCGTCAACGAGAACGCGAACAAGGACGCGGACGTCTTCAACACCCAGCGCGACCTGACGGCGGGCGCGGTGGGCAAGGCGGTCGGCCTGCGCATGCTGCCCCCGCACGTGGCGAACGCCCACCAGAAGGGCGACATCCACTACCACGACCTCGACTACCACCCCTACGCCCCCATGACGAACTGCTGCCTGATCGACTTCCGGACGATGCTGTCCGAGGGGTTCCGCATCGGCAACGCGCAGGTCGAGCCGCCCCGCTCGATCCAGACCGCGGCCGCGCAGATCACGCAGATCATCGCGAACGTCGCCTCGAGCCAGTACGGCGGCTGCTCGGTCAACCGGATCGACGAGCTCCTGGCCCCGTATGCCGGGCTCAACCACGCCAAGCACCTGGTCGAGGCAGAGCGGTGGCTGCCCGACCCCGCGACGCACGACGCGTACGCGCGGGCCAAGACCGCCAAGGACATCTACGACGCGATGCAGAGCCTCGAGTACGAGATCAACACGCTCTTCACGTCCAACGGTCAGACGCCGTTCACGTCGGTCGGGTTCGGCCTGGGCACGAGCTGGCTCGAGCGCGAGATCCAGCGCGCGATCCTGCAGATCCGCATCAAGGGGCTGGGGGCCGAGGGACGCACCGCGATCTTCCCCAAGCTCATCTACACGCTGCGCCGCGGGGTCAACCTGGAGCCGGGCGACGAGAACTACGACCTCAAGGAGCTCGCCGTGGAGTGCGCGACCAAGCGCATGTACCCCGACGTGCTGAGCTACGACAGGATCGTCGAGCTCACGGGCAGCTTCAAGATGCCGATGGGCTGCCGCTCGTTCCTCCAGGGCTGGAGCGACGAGGACGGCGACGACGTGGTCGAGGGCCGCATGAACCTCGGCGTGGTGACGCTCAACCTGCCGCGCATCGCCCTGGAGGCCCAGGGCAGCCAGGAGGCCTTCTGGGGGCTGCTGGAGGAGCGTCTGGCCACGGTTCACGACGCTCTGGTCTACCGCATCGAGAGGTGCAAGGAGGCCGTCCCGGGCAACGCCCCGATCCTGTACGTGCACGGCGCGTTCGGCGAGCGCCTGGCCCCCGACGACGACGTCGACCGGCTCTTCCGCGACGGGCGCGCGACGGTCTCGCTCGGGTACATCGGACTGTACGAGGTCGCTGCCGCGTTCTACGGCGGCGCGTGGGAGTCCGACCCGGAGGCCAAGGAGATGACGCTGCGCGTGCTGCGGACCCTCAAGGAGCACACGTCCGCGTGGACCGCCGAGCACGGCTACCAGTTCAGCGTCTACTCGACGCCGAGCGAGAGCCTCACGGACCGCTTTGCGCGGCTCGACCGGGAGAAGTTCGGGGTGGTCGCCGACATCACCGACAAGGAGTACTACACGAACAGCTTCCACTACGACGTGCGCAAGGACCCGACGCCGTTCGAGAAGCTCGACTTCGAGATGGACTACCCGCAGTACGCCTCGGGCGGGTTCATCCACTACTGCGAGTACCCCGTGCTCCAGCAGAACCCCAAGGCGCTCGAGGCCGTGTGGGACTACGCCTACGACCGCGTGGGGTACCTCGGCACGAACACCCCGATCGACCGCTGCTACGCGTGCGGGTACGCGGGCGACTTCACGCCGACGGCGCGCGGCTTCGCGTGCCCGGGCTGCGGCAACACGGACCCGCGCACGTGCGACGTCGTCAAGCGCACGTGCGGGTACCTCGGCAACCCGCAGCAGCGACCCATGGTGCACGGCCGGCACGTCGAGATCTCCTCGCGCGTCAAGCACATGGCCGGGGCCGTCAGCCTGGGCGCGCTGCGGGACGCCGGGCCCGCGAGCGCCACGTCCGACGCGAGCCCCGCGGAAGCCTGA
- a CDS encoding sialidase family protein translates to MRTNPHEITHQVLAARGVGGHRQYRIPALAVSTRGTVLAAYDGRPNLDDLPNTIDLLVRRSLDHGRTWGPQQDVRVGTGLQGFGDPSLLVDKVTGRIFCFHAAGTHAGFFEAAPGLEPEDDVQHVDLSFSDDDGLTWSHRRVTASLKPRGVTGLFAAAGAGIQLETGPHAGRLLQQMVLLLSGEIRAASAYSDDHGDTWTLGEPTGPGANENKVVELRDGRVLLSSRAKGCRVQAVSTDGGHSYGPLTPVPDLPDPSDNGSILRLGAVTDAAAPLLVTNNRDADLRRNTVLSVSHDEGTTWRPALTVCAGSSAYSTGAVLADGSLGVLYERDGYREIVFARIEAEALSPAALGEAIETFVDDDGGAFTLVLRSITPGRPAQWVSVGASHVISAEGGDWGVHTWKEIGQGYDGDQVLGTREAQDANYGPVAPGLRAGDILAFTGRFRNRGAEPVTAALSGSLDGDVAADFPAVRLAPGEDALYFTPTYTVTPEDVAAGFVVVRCAVQAGTERFERAFRADTVTGEVVPVER, encoded by the coding sequence ATGCGCACGAACCCCCACGAAATCACCCATCAGGTGCTCGCCGCCCGCGGCGTCGGCGGTCACCGTCAGTACCGCATCCCCGCCCTGGCCGTCTCGACGCGCGGCACGGTCCTCGCGGCCTACGACGGGCGTCCCAACCTCGACGACCTGCCGAACACGATCGACCTGCTCGTCCGTCGCAGCCTCGACCACGGCCGCACCTGGGGCCCGCAGCAGGACGTGCGCGTCGGGACGGGGCTCCAGGGATTCGGTGACCCGAGCCTGCTCGTCGACAAGGTGACCGGCAGGATCTTCTGCTTCCATGCCGCCGGGACCCACGCCGGGTTCTTCGAGGCGGCCCCGGGGCTCGAGCCCGAGGACGACGTCCAGCACGTCGACCTGTCGTTCTCCGACGACGACGGCCTCACCTGGTCGCACCGGCGCGTGACGGCCTCGCTCAAGCCTCGCGGCGTCACGGGGCTCTTCGCCGCGGCCGGCGCCGGGATCCAGCTCGAGACGGGTCCGCACGCGGGGCGCCTGCTCCAGCAGATGGTCCTGCTCCTGAGCGGGGAGATCCGCGCGGCGTCGGCGTACTCGGACGACCACGGCGACACGTGGACGCTGGGCGAGCCCACGGGGCCGGGCGCCAACGAGAACAAGGTCGTCGAGCTGCGCGACGGCCGCGTCCTGCTGAGCTCGCGCGCCAAGGGCTGCCGGGTGCAGGCCGTCTCGACCGACGGCGGCCACTCCTACGGGCCGCTGACGCCCGTGCCGGACCTGCCCGACCCGAGCGACAACGGCAGCATCCTGCGGCTCGGGGCCGTCACCGACGCGGCGGCTCCCCTGCTCGTGACCAACAACCGTGACGCCGACCTGCGCCGCAACACCGTGCTCAGCGTCTCGCACGACGAGGGCACGACGTGGCGGCCCGCGCTGACGGTCTGCGCGGGCTCGAGCGCGTACTCGACGGGAGCCGTGCTCGCCGACGGGTCGCTCGGGGTGCTCTACGAGCGCGACGGGTACCGCGAGATCGTCTTCGCACGCATCGAGGCCGAGGCGCTCTCGCCCGCGGCGCTCGGGGAGGCCATCGAGACGTTCGTCGACGACGACGGCGGCGCCTTCACCCTGGTGCTGCGCTCGATCACCCCCGGGCGCCCCGCGCAGTGGGTCAGCGTGGGCGCGTCGCACGTCATCTCGGCCGAGGGCGGCGACTGGGGCGTGCACACGTGGAAGGAGATCGGGCAGGGATACGACGGCGACCAGGTCCTCGGCACGCGCGAGGCGCAGGACGCCAACTACGGTCCGGTCGCACCGGGGCTGCGCGCGGGCGACATCCTGGCGTTCACCGGGCGCTTCCGGAACCGCGGCGCGGAGCCCGTCACGGCGGCCCTGAGCGGCAGCCTCGACGGCGACGTCGCGGCCGACTTCCCGGCCGTGCGCCTGGCGCCCGGCGAGGACGCCCTGTACTTCACGCCGACGTACACCGTGACGCCGGAGGACGTGGCTGCAGGCTTCGTGGTCGTGAGGTGCGCGGTCCAGGCCGGGACGGAGCGGTTCGAGCGGGCCTTCCGCGCGGACACCGTGACCGGGGAGGTCGTGCCGGTCGAGCGGTGA
- a CDS encoding glutamine amidotransferase, whose translation MTRRALAVRHVAFEDLGLAAAVLDAYGYEVTYLEAGTDPVTPEAFLAPELLVVLGGPVGVGDVDRYPFLDAELAAISGRLRAGRPTLGICLGAQLVAYALGADVSPTGRQEIGYGPLTLTDAGRDSVLAPLDGVPVLHWHGDQFEIPPGAVRLAETPGFPHQAFSAGPGVLGLQFHLEADHTRIESWLVGHAHELAGAGIDPRRIRAQAVEHGPVLADVARRVLDAWVAQSTLLLEDPAPTVSDPWEHP comes from the coding sequence ATGACCCGGCGGGCGCTCGCGGTCAGGCACGTCGCCTTCGAGGACCTCGGGCTCGCGGCGGCGGTCCTCGACGCGTACGGCTACGAGGTGACCTACCTGGAGGCCGGGACGGACCCCGTCACCCCGGAGGCGTTCCTGGCCCCCGAGCTCCTGGTCGTGCTGGGCGGACCGGTCGGCGTCGGTGACGTCGACCGCTACCCGTTCCTCGACGCCGAGCTCGCGGCGATCTCGGGTCGGCTGCGCGCGGGACGCCCGACGCTCGGCATCTGCCTCGGCGCCCAGCTCGTGGCGTACGCGCTCGGGGCCGACGTCTCCCCGACGGGCCGACAGGAGATCGGCTACGGACCGCTGACCCTCACCGACGCCGGGCGGGACTCGGTCCTCGCCCCGCTCGACGGCGTGCCCGTCCTGCACTGGCACGGGGACCAGTTCGAGATCCCCCCGGGGGCCGTGCGGCTCGCCGAGACGCCCGGGTTCCCGCACCAGGCGTTCTCGGCCGGCCCGGGGGTGCTCGGACTGCAGTTCCACCTCGAGGCCGACCACACACGGATCGAGAGCTGGCTCGTGGGCCACGCGCACGAGCTCGCGGGCGCCGGGATCGACCCTCGCCGGATCCGTGCGCAGGCCGTCGAGCACGGACCGGTGCTCGCGGACGTGGCCCGGCGTGTCCTCGACGCCTGGGTCGCGCAGAGCACGCTCCTCCTGGAGGACCCCGCCCCGACCGTCTCCGACCCGTGGGAGCACCCGTGA
- a CDS encoding DNA alkylation repair protein, with protein MATTAVTEATVSDVLAELAALEEPKIRAVNERHGDDHGVNLTRLRAVAKGLKTQHDLAGQLWETGDTAARLVAILICRPKTWSADELDAMLRDARVPKVHGWLVSYVVKKSPHVEELRVAWFADPDPVVASAGWALTTDRVARSPEGLELPGLLDRVEADMKDAPERLQWAMNECLANIGIHHPELRDRAVEIGERLEVLKDYPTPPGCTSPFAPTWIAEIVRRQAQP; from the coding sequence GTGGCGACGACTGCCGTGACCGAGGCAACCGTCAGCGACGTGCTGGCCGAGCTGGCCGCCCTGGAGGAACCGAAGATCCGTGCGGTCAACGAGCGCCACGGGGACGACCACGGCGTCAACCTCACCAGGCTGCGCGCGGTCGCCAAGGGCCTCAAGACCCAGCACGACCTCGCGGGTCAGCTCTGGGAGACGGGCGACACCGCGGCACGTCTCGTCGCGATCCTGATCTGTCGCCCCAAGACCTGGTCGGCCGACGAGCTCGACGCCATGCTGCGCGACGCCCGCGTGCCCAAGGTCCACGGGTGGCTCGTGAGCTACGTCGTCAAGAAGAGCCCGCACGTCGAGGAGCTGCGGGTCGCGTGGTTCGCCGACCCCGACCCGGTCGTCGCGAGCGCGGGGTGGGCGCTGACGACCGATCGCGTGGCGAGGTCCCCCGAGGGTCTCGAGCTGCCCGGTCTCCTCGACCGCGTCGAGGCCGACATGAAGGACGCGCCCGAGCGCCTCCAGTGGGCCATGAACGAGTGCCTCGCGAACATCGGCATCCACCACCCCGAGCTCCGCGACCGCGCGGTCGAGATCGGCGAGCGGCTCGAGGTCCTCAAGGACTACCCGACGCCCCCGGGCTGCACGTCGCCTTTCGCACCGACCTGGATCGCCGAGATCGTCCGGCGCCAGGCGCAGCCGTAG
- the nrdG gene encoding anaerobic ribonucleoside-triphosphate reductase activating protein, which yields MSRDPQPDWLAERLSQGHVADYKPFVFVDGEGVRCSLYVSGCLFACEGCFNEATWGFRYGTPYSTELEERILADLAHESVQGLSLLGGEPFLNTGVCLGVVRRLRETFGRAKDVWCWTGYTFEELCAGSDDKRELLAGLDVLVDGRFEIAHRDLTLPFRGSTNQRVLSVPASLAAGRAVPWTAAREARSA from the coding sequence ATGTCACGAGACCCGCAGCCCGACTGGCTCGCCGAGCGTCTCAGCCAGGGGCACGTCGCGGACTACAAGCCGTTCGTGTTCGTCGACGGCGAGGGCGTGCGCTGCAGCCTGTACGTGAGCGGGTGCCTGTTCGCGTGCGAGGGGTGCTTCAACGAGGCGACGTGGGGCTTTCGCTACGGCACGCCGTACTCGACCGAGCTCGAGGAGCGCATCCTGGCGGACCTCGCGCACGAGTCGGTCCAGGGTCTGTCGCTGCTCGGCGGCGAGCCGTTCCTCAACACGGGCGTGTGCCTGGGCGTCGTGCGACGCCTGCGGGAGACGTTCGGTCGCGCCAAGGACGTGTGGTGCTGGACCGGCTACACGTTCGAGGAGCTCTGCGCGGGGTCGGACGACAAGCGGGAGCTCCTCGCGGGGCTCGACGTCCTGGTCGACGGCCGGTTCGAGATCGCGCACCGGGACCTCACGCTGCCGTTCCGCGGGAGCACGAACCAGCGCGTGCTCTCGGTCCCGGCCTCGCTCGCCGCGGGCCGCGCCGTCCCGTGGACGGCGGCACGCGAGGCCCGGTCCGCCTGA
- a CDS encoding MFS transporter: protein MNPTPLAPRSRAALVGALALATLLASLGTSVANVALPTLAHELDAPFGRVQWVVLSYLLSMTVTAVAVGRLGDVLGRQRVLLGGLGVFTVATLACALAPTLAVLVASRSLQGVGAAVMIALPLALVRDVVPEERTGAAMGLLGTTSAAGTALGPAGGGLLIAASGWQAGFVAMLPLAGVALVLTWRTLGDAPAPARSGARFDVAGALVLTAALVAGTLAITPAAVPQVGAAPLFVIAVVLVALLVVVERRAAAPLVPWGLLRTRALGGGLLMNLLVATVMMSTLVVGPFYLAGGLGLGEAAIGLTLAVGPVVSALTGVVAGRVVDRAGAGAMTTLALLTMVTGAALLVGLPRAWGLPGYVLALVVLTPGYQLFLAANNTAVMTTVDSRRRGAVSGVLSLSRNLGLVAGASAMGAVFAAVTGAVEVRDATAASIATGMQATFLVATALLALAAGVSLAVRRRADRPVRPARTS, encoded by the coding sequence ATGAACCCCACCCCGCTCGCACCACGCTCCCGTGCTGCCCTCGTGGGCGCGCTCGCGCTCGCCACGCTCCTGGCCTCGCTCGGCACGAGCGTCGCCAACGTCGCGCTGCCCACGCTCGCGCACGAGCTCGACGCTCCCTTCGGCCGGGTGCAGTGGGTCGTCCTGTCGTACCTGCTGTCGATGACCGTGACCGCGGTCGCCGTGGGCAGGCTCGGTGACGTCCTCGGGCGACAGCGGGTGCTCCTCGGGGGCCTGGGTGTGTTCACGGTCGCGACGCTCGCCTGCGCCCTGGCCCCCACCCTCGCGGTGCTCGTCGCCTCCCGCTCGCTGCAGGGCGTCGGCGCGGCGGTCATGATCGCGCTCCCCCTCGCGCTCGTGCGCGACGTCGTGCCCGAGGAACGCACCGGAGCGGCCATGGGACTGCTGGGGACGACCTCGGCGGCGGGGACGGCGCTGGGGCCCGCCGGCGGCGGGCTGCTGATCGCTGCGTCGGGCTGGCAGGCGGGCTTCGTGGCCATGCTGCCGCTCGCGGGCGTCGCTCTCGTGCTGACCTGGCGCACCCTCGGTGACGCACCAGCCCCGGCACGCTCGGGCGCGAGGTTCGACGTCGCGGGCGCCCTCGTGCTCACGGCGGCCCTGGTGGCAGGCACCCTCGCGATCACCCCCGCCGCCGTCCCGCAGGTCGGCGCCGCACCCCTGTTCGTGATCGCGGTGGTCCTCGTCGCGCTGCTCGTCGTGGTCGAGCGCAGGGCGGCCGCCCCCCTCGTGCCGTGGGGGCTCCTGCGCACCCGTGCGCTGGGCGGCGGCCTGCTCATGAACCTGCTCGTGGCGACCGTCATGATGAGCACCCTGGTGGTGGGGCCCTTCTACCTCGCGGGAGGTCTGGGGCTCGGCGAGGCCGCGATCGGCCTCACGCTCGCGGTCGGGCCGGTCGTCTCGGCCCTGACCGGCGTCGTCGCAGGGAGGGTCGTCGACCGTGCCGGCGCGGGTGCCATGACGACCCTCGCGCTGCTGACCATGGTGACGGGGGCCGCGCTGCTCGTGGGGCTTCCCCGCGCCTGGGGACTGCCCGGCTACGTGCTCGCGCTCGTGGTCCTGACTCCCGGCTATCAGCTCTTCCTGGCCGCGAACAACACCGCCGTCATGACCACGGTCGACTCACGGCGACGTGGGGCGGTCTCGGGCGTCCTGAGCCTCTCGCGCAACCTCGGTCTCGTCGCGGGTGCCTCGGCCATGGGCGCGGTGTTCGCGGCCGTGACCGGTGCGGTCGAGGTGCGGGACGCCACGGCAGCCTCGATCGCGACCGGGATGCAGGCGACCTTCCTCGTCGCGACGGCCCTCCTGGCCCTCGCGGCCGGGGTCTCGCTCGCGGTGCGCAGGCGTGCCGACCGCCCCGTCCGCCCTGCCCGCACGTCGTGA
- a CDS encoding aminotransferase class I/II-fold pyridoxal phosphate-dependent enzyme, producing the protein MVGRINGASADEVVSSVRALVDTGALSAGESLPPIRDLAGSLGLNRNTVAAAYAQLAAAGVVESRRRGGTVVLGVPDLVREGLAPSGLVDLSSGNPDPALLPGLAGALDVGYVPSLYGGSPVDPDLARWAGQHLAPDVTGEHRVVLAHGAVDAVERLLAAHLTRGDLVAVEDPCFLSSIGTLRLGGYRGAPVAVDDEGLSVPALRDALGAGARAVVCTPRAHNPTGVSLTPGRAAALRDVLAEHPDVLVVEDDHFSAVSTRPYLRIAPPGAPRWALVRSVSKFLGPDLRLAFVLADTTTAARLETRLSSSTTWVSHVLQRVVAHVLAEPGTDALLDRARATYARRSERLATALGERGLPVPGPGDGLNLWVPLPVPGSARQVVDDLAARGWAVRAGDDFALGAGHPPAVRVTTSTLDARQAIAFAADLAAILRPHDTSGERVRGRNAPARARTAGYVEQRVAEHPASRAGGGRASGLDVPGAGS; encoded by the coding sequence GTGGTCGGCAGGATCAACGGTGCGAGCGCTGACGAGGTCGTCTCGTCCGTCCGTGCGCTCGTGGACACGGGAGCTCTGTCAGCAGGGGAGTCCCTCCCGCCCATCCGCGACCTCGCCGGCTCGCTGGGCCTCAACCGCAACACCGTTGCCGCCGCGTACGCCCAGCTGGCGGCCGCCGGTGTCGTCGAGAGCCGGCGCCGCGGCGGCACGGTCGTGCTCGGTGTCCCCGACCTCGTCCGTGAGGGCCTGGCGCCCTCCGGGCTCGTGGACCTGTCGAGCGGGAATCCCGACCCGGCTCTGCTCCCGGGTCTCGCGGGCGCCCTCGACGTGGGCTACGTGCCCTCGTTGTACGGGGGGTCACCGGTCGACCCCGATCTCGCGCGGTGGGCGGGGCAGCACCTCGCGCCCGACGTCACCGGCGAGCACCGCGTGGTCCTCGCGCACGGGGCCGTCGACGCGGTCGAACGTCTGCTCGCCGCGCACCTGACGCGGGGCGACCTGGTCGCGGTCGAGGACCCGTGCTTCCTGTCGAGCATCGGCACGCTCCGGCTCGGCGGGTACCGCGGCGCGCCCGTCGCGGTCGACGACGAGGGCCTGAGCGTCCCCGCCCTGCGCGACGCGCTCGGGGCGGGGGCGCGAGCGGTCGTGTGCACGCCCCGCGCGCACAACCCCACCGGGGTGAGCCTGACGCCCGGGCGGGCCGCCGCGCTGCGCGACGTGCTGGCGGAGCACCCGGACGTGCTCGTCGTCGAGGACGACCACTTCTCGGCGGTGTCCACCCGTCCCTACCTGCGGATCGCCCCGCCCGGGGCGCCCCGGTGGGCGCTCGTGCGGTCGGTGTCGAAGTTCCTCGGACCCGACCTGCGCCTGGCCTTCGTGCTGGCCGACACCACGACCGCGGCACGGCTCGAGACCCGGCTGAGCTCGTCCACCACGTGGGTCAGCCACGTCCTCCAGCGTGTCGTCGCCCACGTGCTCGCCGAGCCCGGCACGGACGCCCTCCTGGACCGGGCTCGCGCCACCTACGCCCGCCGGAGCGAGCGGCTCGCAACAGCGCTCGGGGAGCGTGGCCTGCCCGTCCCCGGACCGGGGGACGGCCTCAACCTGTGGGTGCCGTTGCCCGTGCCGGGTTCCGCCCGGCAGGTCGTGGACGACCTCGCGGCCCGCGGCTGGGCCGTGCGCGCCGGGGACGACTTCGCGCTCGGCGCGGGGCACCCGCCCGCTGTCCGCGTGACGACCTCGACCCTGGACGCTCGGCAGGCGATCGCGTTCGCGGCCGACCTGGCCGCGATCCTGCGACCCCACGACACCTCGGGAGAACGCGTGCGCGGCAGGAATGCACCGGCGCGCGCCAGGACCGCGGGCTACGTGGAGCAGCGCGTCGCCGAGCACCCGGCCTCTCGCGCCGGCGGTGGTCGTGCCTCCGGACTCGACGTGCCGGGCGCGGGCTCATGA
- a CDS encoding YggS family pyridoxal phosphate-dependent enzyme, translating to MTARPLDQPYRTARTVADFTRALDAVRSRIAAAAAEAGRDPATVRLLPVSKTVPEDRIRQAVAAGLVRLGENKVQEARRKSENLADLDVEWAVVGHLQTNKAKDVATFATEFQALDSLRLAQALDRRLQALGRGLDVLVQVNTSDEPSKYGLAPEEVPAFVQALPTFTALRVRGLMTLAELTTDSERVRGCFARLRSLRDRLRDTAPDGVGLDDLSMGMSGDYELAIAEGATCVRVGQAVFGPRTVPDSAYWPT from the coding sequence GTGACCGCTCGACCGCTCGACCAGCCCTACCGGACGGCACGCACCGTCGCGGACTTCACCCGCGCGCTGGACGCGGTGCGCTCGCGGATCGCGGCCGCCGCCGCGGAGGCCGGACGCGACCCGGCCACGGTGCGGCTGCTGCCGGTCAGCAAGACCGTGCCGGAGGACCGGATCCGTCAGGCCGTCGCCGCAGGGCTCGTCCGGCTGGGTGAGAACAAGGTCCAGGAGGCCCGGCGCAAGTCCGAGAACCTGGCGGACCTCGACGTCGAGTGGGCGGTCGTCGGGCACCTGCAGACGAACAAGGCCAAGGACGTCGCGACCTTCGCGACGGAGTTCCAGGCCCTCGACTCGCTCCGCCTCGCGCAGGCGCTCGACCGCCGGCTCCAGGCGCTGGGGCGGGGCCTCGACGTCCTGGTACAGGTCAACACCTCGGACGAGCCCAGCAAGTACGGCCTCGCCCCCGAGGAGGTGCCCGCCTTCGTCCAGGCTCTGCCGACGTTCACGGCCCTGCGGGTCCGCGGACTCATGACCCTGGCCGAGCTCACCACGGACAGCGAGCGCGTCCGCGGGTGCTTCGCCCGGCTGCGGTCGCTGCGCGACCGGCTCCGCGACACCGCGCCGGACGGGGTCGGGCTCGACGACCTCTCGATGGGCATGTCCGGCGACTACGAGCTCGCGATCGCGGAGGGAGCCACGTGCGTCCGCGTCGGTCAGGCCGTCTTCGGGCCGCGTACGGTCCCGGACTCGGCCTACTGGCCCACCTGA